The Knoellia sp. S7-12 region CGGCGTGCTCGCGCTGCTGCTGGAGGCGCTCGGCCCGACGGGTGTGCTCACGGACCCCGCGGACATCGCACCGTACGTCAGCGACTGGACGGGCACCCTGCACGGGCGCTCGCCAGCCGTGCTGCGTCCGTCGAGCACTGTCGAGGTCGCAGCCGCGGTGCGGATCTGCGCCGAGGCCGGGGTCGCGATCGTGCCGCAGGGGGGCAACACCGGCCTGTGCGGCGGCGCGGTACCGGGCGGCCCCGGGGTGCAGGTGGTTCTCTCGCTGGGGCGCATGCGTCGTGTCCGCGCAGTCGACCCCGTTGGCGACACCATGACCGTGGAGGCCGGTGTCGTTCTTGCGACAGCCCAAGAGGTGGCAGCCTCGGCCGGACGTCTTCTCCCCCTGTCGTTGGGGTCGGAGGGCAGCTGCACGGTCGGCGGCACGATCGCGACGAACGCCGGAGGCACTGCGGTGCTGCGCTACGGGATGATGCGCGAGCTCGTCCTGGGCCTCGAGGTCGTGCTCGCCGACGGTCGGGTGTGGGACGGCCTTCGGGTCGTCCGCAAGGACAACACCGGCTATGACCTCAAACAACTCTTCATCGGCGCTGAGGGCACCCTCGGCATCGTCACTGCGGCGGTGCTCCGCCTGTTCCCGGCAACCCCGCAGCGGGCGACTGCCTGGGTGGCCCTTCCGGACGTCTCTGCTGCTGTCGCCCTGCTCGGCGTCGTGCGTGAGCGGGCAGCGGGAAGTCTCACGACCTACGAGCTCGTGTCCCGCGAGGCGCTCGACATGGTGCTCAGCCACCTTCCGGGCACCAGAGATCCCATGCCCGGGTCGCACCCCTGGTACGGCTTGGTGGAGCTCGCTGGGCCAGCGTCTGCGGTCGACCTCGACGAGACCCTCGAGATGGCTCTCGGCGAAGCGGTCGACCGCGGGCTCGTCCTCGACGCCGTGGTCGCCAGCAGCCCGGCCCAGCGGGAGGGGCTCTGGCGGCTGCGCGAGGGCGTCTCCGAGGCCCAACGCATCGAGGGTCCGAGCCTCAAGCACGACGTGACCCTGCCGATCGGCGACCTCGCGGACTTCGTCGCGGATGCCGGCGCGCTCGTTGAAGCACGACTGCCCGGTGTCCGTCTTGTCACCTACGGCCACGTCGGCGACGGCAATCTTCACTACAACCTCAGCGGACCAGTCTCCGGAGACCCAGAAGCGTTCCTTGCCCTGCATCACAGGCTGACCGAGGTGGTCTATGACGCTGTGGCACGACGGGGCGGCAGCATCAGCGCCGAGCACGGTGTGGGCACCACCAAGCGCGACGCAATCGCCGCAGTCAAGAGCGAGGTCGAGCTCGACCTCGCTCGAGCCGTGAAGCACGCACTGGACCCTGGCGGCGTCATGAACCCCACCAAAGTGCTCCCCAACAAGTGACCGATGCCCACGAGCCCGTGCGACGTCGAGGAGATCGAGCGGAAGTCTGCTCACTCCTCCCCAGCACGAGTTCTAGGCTGACCCGGTGAACACGGAATCCGGGAGTCGATGGGTCGCGATCGCCTCGGCGCCACCGAGCCAGACGTTCGGCACCGTGACGCTGCACCCTTGGGACGGTGCCCATGACATCGGTGCGGCGGTCGCCACCCTAGAGCTCGAGCGACCTTCCTGGCTCACCTGGGCACCCGATGGTCGGCACCTGCATGTCGCCTGCGAGGCAGCGCAGGGCCACGTCGTCACGCTTCTTGCCGACCTCACCTCCGGCGGCACGCCGACGTTGGCCGAGGCGGGGCGCGCCGGAACCGGTGGCATCAGCCCCTGTCACCTCGCGCTCCTGCCCGACGGGGACACGCTGGTCGTCGCCAACTACTCCGACGGCACCGTCTCGACCCTCGAGGTCCGCGACGGAGTCGTCACCGAGCTCGCCGACGTCGATCGGCTCACGGGCTCGGGGCCTCACCCATCCCGTCAGGAGAGCAGCCACGCCCACCAGGTTGTGCCCCTGTCGGGTGAGCGTGTCTGCGTCGTCGACCTCGGTGCCGACAAAATCGTGACGTATGCCGTCCGCAACCGTGAGCTGCATCGCATCACCTCGAGCGCGATGCCGGCCGGGGCAGGGCCACGTCACGTCGTGCGCGACCCACGGACCAGACGCGCTTGGCTGGGTGGCGAGCTCTCAGGATCGCTGATCGCGTTGCGGGAGAGGGACATTGGGGAATTCGAAGTCGTTGGCGAGACTGTCGCGAGTGCCAACGAGGCCGAGAACTCCGTTGCCCACATCTGGCTCGACGCCAGCGGCCAACGTCTCCTGATCTCGAATCGGGGCCCGGACACGGTGAGCCTGTTCGATGTGAGCGCTGAGATCCCTCAGCTCCTCGGCGAAGTCTCCGTCCCAGCCCACCCGAGGCACTTCCACGTGGAGGGGGCAACGGTGCTCGTGGCCGGACGCGACGCCG contains the following coding sequences:
- a CDS encoding FAD-binding oxidoreductase, translated to MPTSSGHEADLRNALPGGVLALLLEALGPTGVLTDPADIAPYVSDWTGTLHGRSPAVLRPSSTVEVAAAVRICAEAGVAIVPQGGNTGLCGGAVPGGPGVQVVLSLGRMRRVRAVDPVGDTMTVEAGVVLATAQEVAASAGRLLPLSLGSEGSCTVGGTIATNAGGTAVLRYGMMRELVLGLEVVLADGRVWDGLRVVRKDNTGYDLKQLFIGAEGTLGIVTAAVLRLFPATPQRATAWVALPDVSAAVALLGVVRERAAGSLTTYELVSREALDMVLSHLPGTRDPMPGSHPWYGLVELAGPASAVDLDETLEMALGEAVDRGLVLDAVVASSPAQREGLWRLREGVSEAQRIEGPSLKHDVTLPIGDLADFVADAGALVEARLPGVRLVTYGHVGDGNLHYNLSGPVSGDPEAFLALHHRLTEVVYDAVARRGGSISAEHGVGTTKRDAIAAVKSEVELDLARAVKHALDPGGVMNPTKVLPNK
- a CDS encoding beta-propeller fold lactonase family protein, which encodes MNTESGSRWVAIASAPPSQTFGTVTLHPWDGAHDIGAAVATLELERPSWLTWAPDGRHLHVACEAAQGHVVTLLADLTSGGTPTLAEAGRAGTGGISPCHLALLPDGDTLVVANYSDGTVSTLEVRDGVVTELADVDRLTGSGPHPSRQESSHAHQVVPLSGERVCVVDLGADKIVTYAVRNRELHRITSSAMPAGAGPRHVVRDPRTRRAWLGGELSGSLIALRERDIGEFEVVGETVASANEAENSVAHIWLDASGQRLLISNRGPDTVSLFDVSAEIPQLLGEVSVPAHPRHFHVEGATVLVAGRDADAVTTHTLEHDGVSAAITTLTVPAPMCIVPTPTRPWASGSAEAGGESQPVQPTGKADRRIGDEGRPQRR